From the genome of Oryza glaberrima chromosome 1, OglaRS2, whole genome shotgun sequence:
TAAGATTGTAATATTGTTGATTATCACATCAGCTCATTCTCCTTAATTAGAAAAAGCTTGGAAGCATAACAAACTATATAAATCCTCGCCATTACGTTATCCTATTTCTATACGTCTGCCGCTCAATTGACCAAGTGGAGAAACTATCACTTTCTTGACTATATACTGTCGGAGGCTCTGCATAAATCAAACTGAGCCATTGGTTGGCCTAACGCTGATTACAAATCGTACAATTTATTTACAactataattaatatattgtgTATAAAACTTGTGTCCTTAGCGATTTAAAAATcaatgtaaaaaataaattacgatgaaaaaactcaaaaatcaccttcaaaattaagtttaaaaatttaaattttagcgtCAACCTACTAGTGAAAAAACAAACGATGTGAGTGAGACGTGAGTATAAGCCACGTGCACTCATTTAAGCGCGGGCTTACCACTGTACACTTTCAGCCAACGTTTGTTATAGAGAAAATTCGATCCATAGTGTAGAAATAACCcggtaaaaaaaaagcattttttcCTCTATGACCATAAGCACATGCTGCTGATTTTTCTTTGATATGTACCACTTCCATCGCATTCTAAGTAAAGCGATATTAGTTTGGAGCAGATAAATTTATCCTTTGACTAATTTACCCTTTGTTTTCCTTTGACTAATTTACCCTTTGTTTTCCACGTACATGAATAGGTCGCCTCTTCGTTCTTTCCCGTTCCACATCTCGCATTCACTTCCCTAAACCCTAGCACTCGTTCACGACGTGCCTTTGTTGGCCATGGTGGCTCCGGCTAGTTCATCGGTGCACACCTCATCCGTTAAGGTCGATCTCTATCATACACCGGCCCGGGCGTCGTCAAAAATTCATTGCACCTCGCAACCCCGCGCGTGATCGAACAACCCACAAGCAGCCACTGTCGTCGCCCTACCATGCCTCACAAGTAGTCACCATTGTTGCCCTTTTCCGTGGTGTGTGACTTGTGCCTCGGAAGCAGTGATGATGCTCTGTCTCATTGCctgatcttctggtgaggggataactcttgctttgatcgagtgcgacgtttATGATGTGGCTACCAACtagaacaagtccaggacgccgtgcaattactacaccacaaacgatgtcgtaccaaccgtgacgcgcggttgatgatccctgcaatgcaaacgagagaacactgcaagaacaagataagatgcaatctaaatattgcaaATAGCTGATAAAGCACAAAGGAAAAGTTGCGATTGAAGtagtagatctaatcgacccagcaaatcaacacaccaactattggggctctgaatctatagtcaTCGACTAATCGAgtgaggactagagacaaggtgaatggcacttggtaaaattcaactaaacaaaacccaattgttcTAGAGGATGTACATAGACATTTATAGAGCAAAATAGATCTAGGGTTAAGTGAAAATTCGTGGAGGCagagggagacacttccgagataGGCCtagtgttaacgaccaaatttggtaatccaaggatcggaTGTGAAGGAGGAATCGAGACAGAGTTCGAGATAGAGATTGTCCCGGAAACAGAGTGAggatcggctgaagtccgaatcggctacgactaagattggcagagttcgagtcggatagggttagccgattgagccggaTTCGACAATATGACATGGCATATGTTGTCGGGTTAGGTtgacgtgcttcatgatgattgccatgcgtggatagagtcctgagaagacaattatatctattaattaggatattttatgtaatttccttagagatatgtttgggtaaaagtctgccgcaaagacttctgatatcttagagtttgttagagataagagtcgtatccgatatggacatattttgtaattctcgggtataaatagacccgaaccccatgtaatcaaaggaacacacgttcaatacaatctcggcgcatcgccaccctttttactttcgttttgttttgatgagttcttgctttcgggttgagctacatcggttttgatcttcaacaagaggtaaaacttgttatgacggcttgcgttctcgggattagtgcttccatcttcatgacactctaatcttgtttatgtaatttgttgagttatcatatatcttatataatctccggcaatatcgctatctaacctacaattaATCGGCTAACATTTGTTACTAGAAGGcaaccgattaggttaaataccaatgttgacttagattatataggatatctaccactctatgacacatccaacggcttgattgtctagatattgcccttctttttcatacttatagttacatcagttgagtttgatcttatgagtcgtgattagaatatcaatctctagcctgtctttggttgccgattagggtagtatcggggtttcagctgatcttacctgatttaactatatttatcttatatgctcGATTGAcacgttaaatctgccctttatatcaagatcttgttgcatctaagtatattaagctttttgtttggtatattctacttgctttaatatcttaatatagagtggtatcggagtattagccgatacatgctagatctatctgatcggctatgctatgaacacatatagtctcattattagtatatatttagatctaagtgatttatactgtctcggtatGGCGACctatctatcccaatcacttgatttaagtacatatcgatataaggattatatgttgttaatatctacagccgatcgagtagatttagttctttcttacttctgaatgattgccgatcgatgcaaatatgacatcggcttaaagataaatgatatgtcatcggcaattagccgatcggctatcgtttatggatttaaccgcagtttctttgtctttgttcttgttgattgtaggatcaaatcaactggcacgctcatacacctaaaggcaagcttttggacctgcactggagttaagcagatatctcaggcctcgtgttttcacatcaacacctagtctattacaaggccctAAGACCCAAGTTCTGTTTCAACAACAACATTATCTTGTTTTGACAATTTCCATTGACTctgaatgaatttggatataagacctgatgcgtttgaaaggtagcgagataagctttccaccAAGTCCAAGATCACTCAAATCGAAGTTGGCAGGAGCTAgatccgtttgaagtcagtgctaTCTCCAGAGACCgaactggattccaaaatttATTAGACTTTAATATCTTGTAGTTCCTCCATTCATCCGATGTATTTTTTGACAATGTcttatatttctcatgcttggttgtatgcatatacttgatggtcacGTAAAGCAACCATCGTTATTGCTCTTTCTTTCGGAGCACGACCTCTATTTGTCGCCAACGCCAGCTAGTCCCCACTTGGTCACTGCACCCACACCCTCTAACTCTCGCCATCCATCGGGATTGAGCTGAGCCAAATAGGCGAGTACTTCAAGTTCATGTTTGGTAAAAAAGAAGAGCAAAAATTGTTATTTCACGCCTCATAATTATGGCTAAACAATCGACATGAGTGGTACAGACACTACTTAGAAAAAAGGTATTTGCAGGCGGGCCAAAAATGTCTTCCCGGGCGGGCTAGCGTTCCGCGTATACCTAAACGACTGTAAAAATCCATAATTTTTACCGGCTGACCAAAGCACCGCGTGTGAAAATCGTTTTTGTAGGCGGCGGTTGAGATCTTTCCAGGCGCTACAGTagccccgcctgcgaaaatattcacagcaccaaaaaaaaatttcctgtCAGCCCGATTGTGCCCGATTGCCCGTTTACCCGTGGGTAAAAACTCTATTAGGGTTGGGTATGTTTCTActtttatacccatgggtatctAGCTGGGTCAACCATTGTGCCCGATGGGTAAATGGGCACGGGCATGGGTAGTCACTACCCATGCCCGCTTCGCCCATTTACCCGTCATTGCTAGTTGCTGGCAGCCGGCAGCGAGGAGGGGAGCCAGCGGTGGATCCGGCGcccgaggaggcgaggaggggagccggcggcggatccggtgcccgaggaggggagccgccggtGTCGCCGCTAGCTcgtcggagccgccgccgccgctcgaagGCGACGAGGAGTGGAGCGGCCACCATGGCCGCCCTACGCTGCCACTCCTactcggcgccgacgccggccgctGCTCACCcgcgcgtgagagagagagaggagagggagagtgaGGAGAtggggaaatgagtggtggggaggggtggATGAGAAGATAAGGATGAGGTGTAGGAGAGATaagatgaatatttttttagatgtttttgtaGGCGGACTATATAAGTATCCTCCtggaaaaatcatattttttcagGCGAAGTGGTTCGcctgaaaaaaatgattaaattgatttttcaGGTGGATGACGAAAATCCACccgattaatattttttaggcGGACATTTGACTCTGAGGGTCATATCCgcttgaaaaaataaaaagccaATGTTGCTAAAcatcgtttttctagtagtgagatcgaagaaaaaaaatagtggcaTGCGCTTCTTGCTAAAAGAGATGAATTTGTGTGCTGTTTTTTATAtcggtttttttttactgtgctACAGATCTAATTCTCTCTTTTACCATAGATGTGGTAACCGGTAAATACGAGCATGAAAAGAtactccttccttcctcctccacgCCACGTTACCACCAGCAGTCCAGCGTGCCTCGCCGTGCCTTACGGTGCACCACCAAATCCCACCTGTCCAACCAAGGACCAACCAACCCCGCGGACGGACCGACCCAGCCAACACAGGCAGCAACAGCGGTGCCGGACCGGATACGCCTCTCTGGCTCTCTCTACCTTTACGGCTCGGCTCGGGCATCGCGACGCGACGAGCCCCCAGAGCCAAACCGCAAGACGACTAAAAACCACCTTTACCCAATCCACCGTGGTCCTCGCTCCatgaccggtgggccccacccacgCTAATAATTCCGCCCCCACCGAGCTGCTACGGCCTACGGTACAGTATGCGTCGCCAGCCAAGCTgttgggccccacctgtcagccacctCCCCCTCACCGCCACGTGATGACGAGGGGGCGGTGAGGTATTCAATGCtcatccgcctccgccgcagccgaTTCATTGATTGCTTTGCTTCCCCCCCTTCTCGCTAGTCCGATTCCCTCGCCTCGCCTCactcccccctcgccgccgccgcccgccgccgacgggtGCTGCTTGTAGGGTTGCAGTAGTAGGTGGGTTGGTAGAGTAGAGGGGAGGATATGGGGTGCGTCTTCGggcgcccgtcgtcgtcgccaccggcggcggcgaggaaggggaggaggaagaagaggtcgTCCCCGCTGCCGGCGCCCTCCACGGACTCTCCCGCGGCGGACCAGTCcccggggagggggaggccgcgCCGGAGGCTGGGGCGCAAGCCGGGGCCCAGGCAGGGGTGCgtccccgcgccggccgccgccgagcagctcGCCGCGGGGTGGCCGCCGtggctcgtcgccgtcgccggggaggCCCTCCGCGGGTGGACGCCCCGCCGCGCCGACACCTTCGAGAAGCTCAACAAGGTATTATGCGGAAAGCACCCCCCCGAAATCCGCAAATTTCGATCCGCCACTTGTTACCTACCATACGGGTACTGATTTTGCCGTTTCGTGGTGGTGGCCTTCCCTGTCCGGCAATTGACTCGTAGATAGGGTCGGGCACCTATAGCAACGTGTACCGCGCGAGGGACACCGTCTCCGGCCGCATCGTGGCGCTGAAGAAGGTCCGGTTCGACAATCTCGAGCCCGAGAGCGTCAAGTTCATGGCCAGGGAGATCCTGATCCTGAGGAAACTCGACCATCCCAATGTTATCAAGCTGGAGGGGTTGGTCACGTCGAGGATGTCATGCAGCCTGTACCTGGTGTTCGAGTATATGGAGCATGACCTTGCTGGCCTGGCAGCGAGCCCGGACGTCAAGTTTACTCTGCCGCAGGTGTTTAAGGATCCCGTGCTATCTCGTTTTATAGGCGAATACTTGCTGGGAATATGTTAAATTTGATGATGATGTACTTCTCGCAGATAAAATGCTATGTGCAGCAGCTATTGTCAGGGCTTGAGCATTGCCACAATAATAATGTATTGCATCGGGATATCAAGGGATCTAACTTATTGTTGGATAACAATGGGATTCTTAAGATCGCCGACTTTGGCCTGGCAACATTCTTTGACCCACGACATAAACGACCAATGACGAGCCGCGTGGTCACGTTGTGGTACCGACCACCTGAATTGTTGTTGGGGGCGACAGACTATGGTGTTGGTGTGGATTTGTGGAGTGCCGGGTGCATTCTGGCAGAGCTCTTGCATGGGAAGCCCATCATGCCTGGGCGTACTGAGGTGAGTCATAGGACAATTTCTGACTCTTCATTATATGCTATTCCTTTGGTAATCCTGGGGACCATACTTGTTCTATCAATCCAATATCGAAATCTCATTTGGTACCAAAAGTCAACTTGtactatttatataaaaaaaactccatgGTGGCTGTTGTGTATTGAAAATGTTGACTTTTTATACTAGGTTTGCTCCAATGGATTGTAGTATCTCTAGGTTGATTAATCTTCtactttgttctttttttaatgttttggtGATAGTGATTGATGGCCACGCCATTGTCATTTATTGAAGGGGTTGAATGATATGCTGACTTCGTTGTATATGTCATGACTATTATTTTTGTATAGGGTACTGCCATCAGTGGTTAACTGGTTACCCACATGGCTTCAGTTGAAGCTTCCTTGAAAAGCATACATGTCTTTTGGAATTAAAATATGTTGTCCATGCCATTATTCCTGTTATTTAAAATTCGTCAGTATAGTACTCTTAACTGTCATTAATACATGTTGTTTTGGTCTTTTGGACCTCAATGCAGACCTCCAAACACTTATCTGCCACTTAATTTTTATTGCAATTAATTTATTAAAcacgaaaaaaaatcctttattATGGAAGTAGTTTTCGTAGGCAACTCTGCACGTATGATTTTTCATGTATTCAATGTACACATATGTTGAAAGTTTGGCTGCATGGATATCCAAAACAGCATATGTTTGTGAACTGAGGTAGTAGATGTTCTTAGTCACATAAGTATCACTTTCTCcatttccaatttttttcttgaaaacgcAAGAGAACTTCATTTTgttaagaagagagaaatatttaGGAGTACAAAGGAAGGGTCAAGGAACACCTCCCACCAAGAACACGTCCCAACAAGCCTCGCACATAAGTGAGGCCCAACCAACAAACCCACTGAGACTAACTCACTGCCGGGGTAAGCAACTTACAAAGAAACTCATGGAGCTCATGGGCTCCCACTAAACACCAACCCTAATTAGCCACAGCTtgcaacaccaccaccacattAGGATTAGTCCATTGGAAACACAATTGTTTCAGTGTTTCCAAATCTCCCAAGTTACTAAATAATCAAAGAATTCAATCCCTTCCGTGGCTCTTTGGGAACACCCTTAACAACTTTGCTCCACCAACCTGAAAAACGTGTTGTAGAGGACTGAGGTGCAGCTGAAACCAAACCCAATTTCATGAAGGTTAAAGTCCATACTTGTCGGGAGTAAACACAAGACAAATATAAGCtgccactttttttttgacggaaaacagcaggagaggctcctactgcgatatattaatatataaatatatagtttacAATAGTTACAAATAAATACAGGAGAAAATTAAAGAAAGTTGTCAATCCATGATTGCCATAGAGGTTTGTCGGTTTCCTTTGCTCTGTGCATATGCAGGGCAAACTCCTGTTGGAAATCAGATAAGCTGCCACTTTGATTAGTATCTCTGTTTTATTGGTGGTTACATTATGTATAACAGTTTACATCTTATAAAATCATACTGCTATGTAAGTAACAAGTGGTCGATGTaccaatttatatataa
Proteins encoded in this window:
- the LOC127779751 gene encoding probable serine/threonine-protein kinase At1g54610 isoform X1, encoding MGCVFGRPSSSPPAAARKGRRKKRSSPLPAPSTDSPAADQSPGRGRPRRRLGRKPGPRQGCVPAPAAAEQLAAGWPPWLVAVAGEALRGWTPRRADTFEKLNKIGSGTYSNVYRARDTVSGRIVALKKVRFDNLEPESVKFMAREILILRKLDHPNVIKLEGLVTSRMSCSLYLVFEYMEHDLAGLAASPDVKFTLPQIKCYVQQLLSGLEHCHNNNVLHRDIKGSNLLLDNNGILKIADFGLATFFDPRHKRPMTSRVVTLWYRPPELLLGATDYGVGVDLWSAGCILAELLHGKPIMPGRTEVEQLHKIFKLCGSPSEEYWKKSKLPHATIFKPQQPYKRCIREAFKDFPPSSLPLVETLLAIDPAERQTATSALQSEFFATEPYACDPSSLPTYPPSKEMDAKMRDEEARRLRAAAKAKGEGVKRTRTRDRSQRAGPAPEANAELQANLDQRRRMITHANAKSKSEKFPPPHQDGAMGNPLGSSRHMEPMYEHQDASFSTVVPIQKGSSQTWSGPLVDPAALGQSRRKKQTALDAKAAAYSKQLQKDKGGTRAR
- the LOC127779751 gene encoding probable serine/threonine-protein kinase At1g54610 isoform X2; this translates as MGCVFGRPSSSPPAAARKGRRKKRSSPLPAPSTDSPAADQSPGRGRPRRRLGRKPGPRQGCVPAPAAAEQLAAGWPPWLVAVAGEALRGWTPRRADTFEKLNKIGSGTYSNVYRARDTVSGRIVALKKVRFDNLEPESVKFMAREILILRKLDHPNVIKLEGLVTSRMSCSLYLVFEYMEHDLAGLAASPDVKFTLPQIKCYVQQLLSGLEHCHNNNVLHRDIKGSNLLLDNNGILKIADFGLATFFDPRHKRPMTSRVVTLWYRPPELLLGATDYGVGVDLWSAGCILAELLHGKPIMPGRTEVEQLHKIFKLCGSPSEEYWKKSKLPHATIFKPQQPYKRCIREAFKDFPPSSLPLVETLLAIDPAERQTATSALQSEFFATEPYACDPSSLPTYPPSKEMDAKMRDEEARRLRAAAKAKGEGVKRTRTRDRSQRAGPAPEANAELQANLDRRRMITHANAKSKSEKFPPPHQDGAMGNPLGSSRHMEPMYEHQDASFSTVVPIQKGSSQTWSGPLVDPAALGQSRRKKQTALDAKAAAYSKQLQKDKGGTRAR